In Hemicordylus capensis ecotype Gifberg chromosome 17, rHemCap1.1.pri, whole genome shotgun sequence, the DNA window TCTATTTAACAAGTGGGTCAGTATGTGTTCTGTGGAGAACTTTTCTACCCTCTAAGTGACGACAATAAATTTGTTACTCACACTGGATATCTGGGGTCTTGTTACTAATATGTAGCCAGTAAGGTGTGGGGCAGGATGAtggcaaacatttatataccactcttcaaccgaagatctcaaagcggtttacataggaaagatacataagatggccccctgtccccaaagagctcataatctaaaaagaaacataaggcagaatgccagcaacagccactggagggatgctgtgctgggaatggatagggccagttgcttgtcccctcctaaatataagaggatcaccactttaaaaggtcctctttgcttaattagcaggggttagcatgaAGAACTAACTTCATCCAGGCAGCATTTCTTTAGAACAGTTTGGGACAAAGGTGTCTCTATCCTATCACGCCTTTGAAGATAGCAGTTCCATCTAGCCATAATTTCTAATAGCAGGTGATTGAACCTCTTCCTCCATGTATCTCTCTGATCTCCCTTGGTTCTTTAAAGCCCTCTAAACTAGTAGCTATTACCACATCCCACAAactggatggagccactctgggaagagcagacggttccacATTCCTACCCTggcttcaagatagggctgagagagattcctgcctgcaatcttggagaagctgctgccagtctgggtggacaagctagatggacctatggtctgactcattctCGGCTGCATATGTTCCTATCTAGACTGACTCTTAGCAAGCAGAACTATGAAAAAGCAATGTTGTATTTTAGCACAGAACTTCAGTATGTGTGGAAAGGACTTAGACTGACCATTTAACAGCTAGAAACATAGGCTTTATTATTTAAGGCAGCTCACAGCTTTGCAGTCCTTGTAGATCTCCCCTTTAATATCCATCCCACCAAATACCAAGCACAGATGCTGCTCCTCTGGCCTGTCACGGGCAGAACCTTCACCTGCTGCGGTACCCTTGttctcctttgctgctgcttcatcTTGGTTCAAGTCAGAAGATGCTTTCCATGGAATGATGCACATTGAATGATCCAGTCGTCCAGTGGGTAAGGAGGTCTTGAACTCTAACCGAGTCCAGTGACCCTGTTctgcaaccattttttaaaacagaaaaaactCAGTAGTAGAATTCAGGGCCATCTACAGAAGCCACTTAACGAGATAAAgcacaaacacacccacccacttaAAAGCCCACAAGTTCAGTGAACCCACCAATGTGATATTTGTACATGGTGTCCAGCGCTCCAGTTGGGTCCATGCCGCCAAAAATGTACAAGTGGCCCTGAAATGCAGCTGCGGAGTGGGCTGCCCGCCCTCCTGGGACAGATCCAGTGGCCAGGAGCGTCTCCCACTTCAGGTCAGCTGCAAGAGAACAAGCCAGTAACCAGTTGGGTGGATCCCAAGCCAGAATGCATCGCTTGGAAACACGAGCAGAGGGCAATGGGTGTATTTCTGTTTCTGCATCCACACCAATTGAAAATGGGATTTGGTACCAGATAAAGCATCCCAAAAAGCTCAACTATCTCTTAAGATAATTATCCCCCCGTCCCCACGTTAGAATACTATTCATTTTATGGCATTACTATGCAAGTAAACATTATTCTGCACAAAATGTTGAACTGCAACTAGTTCACAGGCCACTCTTTAAAGTCAGTGGCTGAAGCGGAGAGTGAAAAAATATCAAAGAAACAGAATTCCACACTTTAATGCTCTGACTCTCTGATTCTGCCCTTTATGGCAGCAAGCAAAAGAGCTACGCAGGGGTCACCATCCTGCAACTGTGTCACCCGCAGATGGAAACTGGCTTAAACGGCGGATTAGATAATTCTGAAAATCTTAGGTTTTGCATTTTAAGGAGTATGTTCCTAGTCCTTAAGTTTTCTGAGCAAATAGCTTTAAGATGTAGAAGTCTAGATCGACTCTTTTGGAGAGAAGTTCAAAAGGGACAAATTGCTTCGCCAGGATTCCTGGTTTGCAATGTCAGCACACCTTGCCAAGGACTTACTTATATCAATGCAGAATAGATCATTGTAAAACGTATCGCCAGCCAGGCCTCCATGGATGAAGAGTCTGTTCTCAACGGCCACCACTGCGTGGCCATGCCGAGGGGTGGGAGGGTTGCCGAGAacttctggctgcagccatgTCAATGTGGCTACAGGGGAGAGAGCAAGTGCATTAGCCTGTGGCGGGGAAACCTTGCCCTCCATCAGTGGAGGAGAGCTAGTCGCAAAAATGCATCGTCCTTGctagcagggtccaccttggttggcatttggatgggagactacttgtgagcactgaaagatactccccttaggggatgggccgctctgggaagagcatctgaggtcctgggttcaatcccttgcagcatctccaggtgaggctgggaaaaactcctgcttgtaaccgtgaatagctgctgccagtcaatgtagacaatactgagctagatggaccaatagtctgacttggcagaagacagcttcctacgttcctaggcAAAAGATCTCAAATGAAGCTACCCTCAGATTTCCCCATCCCATTTGATCTGCCTGCTTCCAGACCTAGAAGAAGAATCAAAACCTTGGCTAAGCTGGTTATGCTTGATTTTGGTTTCAGAGATATTTGCATGTTTTGAAATCAGATTTAGGGCTTATTATTCTCTGCAGACAATCTGAAAATTCTGCCATGAATATAAGTTACCCTGTTAGGTAACATACCAACATTTAAGATAAATTGCAgcgggggggtgaggggtgggaggTGTATTGTTATGCCTAAGGCCTGACCCAGGCGAATAAGTTACCTGAATCAAATACGTGAAGCTGCTGGTCTTGGACGGGATCTGCCCCTTTTTCGCCTCCTCCAAACACATACAGTCGGTCTCCAATTGCTGCTGAGGATGTGTGGTAAGTCCGAGGGGACGGGGGCGTGCCAGTCACTTTTGGACTCTTCCAACTTCCGGTTTCTAATAAGGGACCAAAAATGTTCTGAAGCTGTGGTGAGTCAAACTGGGGACTCTACAGGAGTTCTCAGCCTCAGGTCCCCAGGTGtccccacaatggccaaagggatgatgggagttgtagtccatcatctggggaccGAAAGTTGGAAACCTCTGGACTAAAATATATGTAATCCAGTCAATGCACACATCACACTTAAAGAAGGTTGCCATCAGGCGAGagctctctttgtctctctctcccaAACTCCtgtttcttcattcattcattctctcccacacacactttacatctctctccctccagctTCATGGGTGTCTCATTCCAAAACACAGAGAGAGTTCCAACAATCTGGTAACGATTAGTTCCCACTGAGGGAATATCAAACCAACCTGTTCTGGGTTATTAAGCCAGAATCTTCTCAACAAATTAATGGCCAGCCAGGAGTCAGTAAAAATATAACACTGCTACCAGGTAAGAAATCTGAAACCTGTCCCCACCCCTGGCAAGGAGTAACcttgagaggagagttggtcttgtggtagcaagcatgacttgtccccttggctaagcaggatctgccctggttgcctataaatgggagactagaagtgtgagcagcactgtaagatcttcccctcaagggatggagctgctctgggaagagcagaaggttccaagttccctccctggcagcatctccaagacagagctgagagagattcctgcctgcagccttggagaagctgctgccagtctgtgtagacaacactgagttagatggacctacagtctgcctcagtatatggcagcttcctatgttcctaacctgtgAGAAATAAGAAACACGTACCCAGATCCAAAACTTGCACACAGTTCCTGTTGCCTGTTTCACTGGCCCCTCCGTACACCCAGAGGCTCGTGGGCTGACTTGCAGGAAGGAAGGCCGCATGCTCATACCGTGGCAAGAGGCCTTCCCAGCCAGGCGTGGTCCAGCTGTGCGTATCTATGGTGCAGAAGGAGAAGTCAGTTTGCTAAACTGCCACAGACCAAAGTATCTAATACAAAGAAATGGCTGAAGACCAACAAGGCCTAGAAACTTGCTTCAAACATTTAAAGCCAAGGTCTCAGAACACTGCTCCTCAtgccacctccatgctttttCGGTGCTCCTGtggcatacacacatgcctgacAGAAATCTCAGTCCTTACCAAGATTGAAGAAATATACATCGCAGAAGCTGCCATTTGGGTTCGCACCCCCGACGATGACAACTTTCCCTTTCTGGCCACTTGAGTCCAGCGGAGGCAGATACAAAGAGTTGTGACCCACCCGGGCACAAGGGCCCTCTCCAAGAGGGACAAGGGAGTACCTGGGAGAGAGAAATTCACAAAAGAACTGCAATAACACCATGGCTAattgttctagagcaggggtgtagctataattgagtgaagcGATTCAAAGAACTTGGATCCTCCAgctcttgaggggccccccagccctatttacccccagcacagtacctccagtgactgttgttggtatctatcttatgtttcttttagattgtgagccctttggggacagggagccatcttatttattatttctctgtgtaaaccaccctgagccatttttggaagggtggtatagaaatcgaattattattattattattattaattattattattattatcttcattatctccctcgcttcgaagggccactggagagaggggcgaacatggccccctctcccctagctatgcccctggggagcgGAGGACTGAGTAAATAGGCTGAGCAAACGAGCGGGAGTGGGGTGGAGATTGAGGCTCGGCAGGGAACCCTTTTTGAagaaatgccttttttttttttttaagatgagggagaggggaggagggcagcCGAGGAGccaaggagaagggagaggcGTAAGCAGAGGAAGGAGCAAGTTAAAAAGGAGACTTATCTGAGGAACGAAGCAAGGCTGAGTATCCTTTCCTGGAGCGTTAGCAGgacgaaaagaactgggtggggttaccatccggctacttttatagctttagaattagcatacgtcctgccctggagcgagcatgggatgataacccagggagttgtcctcacacggcagccgagaacgaattattattattattattaattattattattattatcttcattatctccctcgcttcgaagggccactggagagaggggcgaacatggccccctctcccctagctatgcccctgtttagGCTGCCGAGCTCTAGGCTGGCTTTGATCCCAGGTTAGCCTCCCCAACCTGAGACATGCGCCACACAGACACACGGGCTTGAACGTGGCCGCCCTTCCTCGGCCCTCCCTGCATGATCGCCCCCCCACGTCCTTGCACGCCCCCGCGCTGCATCCCCACGTGTAACGCGCGGCCCCGCTGCAAACGCACCAGCTCGCGCCTTCCGGGGTCTCTCCGGGCTTCAGCTCCTGCAGCCCGCAGTCCGACCCCATCGAAGCGGACCCAGGAGGGAAGAGGGGCGTGGCCTAGTACAGAGCTCCGCCCTCTCCCGCACCCGTTGCTAGGAGACCCATGGCAGAGGGGTTATGGTTACATTTTGACATACtcttaatctttaaaaaaaaaaaaatcctgttctTTCTGCAAAGGATTCAGGGCAGCGTGGCGAGatacttcctccccccacccataatatccgcacaacaaccctgtggggtggggtaggctagactgagagagagaggaggtcaCAGTGAGcgggtggggatttgaatccgAGTCCCCCTAggcctaaccactacaccacactgcctcccCAGGGAGCCCTTTTTATTCTCTCCAGCGCCTCCCttccccctttttgccccaaGCGGGAGGAGAAGCTAACTACAAATCCCACAGAGCTGAGGGCCCCGTCCTTGGCATTATGTAGCCCCGCAGTGCAGTCTGGGAAAAAGAGGCGGAGGCCAGCCGGAAGGAGCCGCCCCCTGCGTCCAGCCGGGAGGAGAAAGCCCGGATGTCGCGTCCGAGTGAAGCCCAACCCACCGGAAGTCTGCACTCTCACTTCCGGTCGGCAGGTTCGCTTTCCCTCCCGCGGAGGGAGGGAGCTAAACGCGAAGAAGAATCAGTTTCTAGTATCTTTGTTATTCTGCCAAGAAGAAAAGGCCTTCGGGGAGCTCGCGCGGCCGGCGTCCCAGGGAGCCCATTGGCCGGAGCACCGCCGGGACCCGCTTCCGGTCcctgctctctccttccccccatcTCCCTGTctgctctctcttcccccccccccacttcagagCCCAAAATGGCGCCCCTAGACCTGGACAAGTACGTGGAGATTGCGCGGCTCTGCAAATACCTGCCCGAGAACGACCTCAAGGTGAGCTAAAGGGAGGCAGCCGGGCTTGGCCTTCCCGGCCTCTCCCGTGGTGGGGCTCTCCTGTCTTCCT includes these proteins:
- the RABEPK gene encoding rab9 effector protein with kelch motifs, coding for MGSDCGLQELKPGETPEGASWYSLVPLGEGPCARVGHNSLYLPPLDSSGQKGKVVIVGGANPNGSFCDVYFFNLDTHSWTTPGWEGLLPRYEHAAFLPASQPTSLWVYGGASETGNRNCVQVLDLETGSWKSPKVTGTPPSPRTYHTSSAAIGDRLYVFGGGEKGADPVQDQQLHVFDSATLTWLQPEVLGNPPTPRHGHAVVAVENRLFIHGGLAGDTFYNDLFCIDITDLKWETLLATGSVPGGRAAHSAAAFQGHLYIFGGMDPTGALDTMYKYHIEQGHWTRLEFKTSLPTGRLDHSMCIIPWKASSDLNQDEAAAKENKGTAAGEGSARDRPEEQHLCLVFGGMDIKGEIYKDCKAVSCLK